The Collibacillus ludicampi region ATGGATTCCTTGATTGATGATTCGGAAGCCATCTATGTGTTTGATCGTGGTTATGTCGATTACAAGAAATTTGATGATTATTGCCGTAGGGGAATAGGCTTTGTTACCCGTTTGAAGGACAATGCAACGTTCTACCTTCTGGAATCTCAAGTGCTTCATGAGAGTCCTGTCCTTGCGGACACAAAAGTGTTGCTAGGATCCCCTCAAAAGCCCATGGATCACGTACTTCGACTGGTCGAGGCAAAGGATTCACAGGGCAATGACATAAGAATTATTACCAACTGTTTTGATTTGTCAGCAGAAGAGATCAGTGACATATATCGTACACGATGGGCAATCGAATTGTTTTTTAAATGGATGAAACAACATTTGAGAATCAAAACGTTTTATGGTCTCTCCGAAACGGCGGTTTGGAACCAAGTGTATCTTGCTTTGATCACCTATTGTCTGATGATTCTAATGAAGATGCAAATTCAAACTACCAAAAGCTTATTGGAGTTGCTTCGAAGTCTAAAGGCCTTCTTATGGTGCGATTACATAGAATGGTTCAAGTACAATAGATCATCGAAAAAAAGGCGAAGGTAAGAGATCTCAGCAATGAATCGGCATGCCAGAATACAGGACAGTAACGGAACCCTTTCTTTTTAGAATATACATATTATACCAAATGGGCGGGGCTACCTTTAACGTGCTCTGTCCTTATTTTGTTAAAATAGCATTAGATTAAAACGCAGAAAATTCAGTTATAATTTATGCAACACTAGTGATGTATCAAGACAAAGGGGAAAAGCATCGATACCGGCAAATGATTTAAAAAGCAGTGCTTTTCCTTCCATGACGGGCAAGGCTGCCCGCGGCCCAATATTTCCCAATCCCAAAACGGCCGTTCCATTCGTAACTACGGCGACAAGATTCCCCTTTATCGTATAATCATAAATCATGTTTTCATCATCAAAAATAGCAGTACAAGGCTCGGCAACGCCCGGGGAGTAGGCAAGTGCCAGATCTCTTGAATTACGCAGCGGTACTTTCGAATATACTCCCAGTTTTCCTTGATAGTCTTTATGCAATTTTAGCGCTTCTTCATTGACTTTAGACATGTTTCCTCACTCCTTCAACAAGGTGTTTCGTTTGATCAATCAAAATAAAAAACTAAATACAGTTAACTTTCTGTAAATTTTTGCGACATTACCCTGGATCCCAAAAAAGTTTTATGTATGTCGAGCGGATAATTTTCGTATAAGTATAGCACGTTTTTTTCAACGGAAAAAGGAGAGGGGCGAACCTCTCCGAAAAAATCCCGTAACATTTCTTCACCTAATTCCGATTAAATACGACCAATTTCAATTCCGTCATTTCTTCAACCGCATATTTCACACCTTCACGGCCTAATCCGCTTTCTTTCACACCGCCATATGGCATATGATCGACGCGGAAGGTGGGGATATCATTGATCATCACACCGCCCACATGTAAGCGTTCGGCAGCTTCCAGAGCCGTATGGACATTGTCTGTATAGATCCCCGCCTGTAAGCCGTACCGCGAATCATTCACCAATTCAATGGCTTCTTCAACGGACCTCACCTTGTTAATCAGAACGATCGGCGCAAACACTTCCTGACAGGATACTTTCATCGTGGGATCGGCTTCCAAAATGACCGTTGGATACACGATATTCCCTTCCGCGATCCCACCCGTCGCAATTTCGGCCCCATGCTGTCTTGCTTCTTCGATCCAGCTGAGGGTACGTTTCACATCGCCCGGTGAAATTAAAGCTGAGATCTCAGTCTCTGGATCAAGCGGGTCGCCGATTTTCAGCTTCTGGGTAGCTTCTACAAATTTCGAGACAAACTCCTCGTATACATTTTCATGAACATAGATCCGCTGCAAAGAAATGCAAACCTGTCCCTGATAGGAGAAGGCGCCTGTCACACAGCGGGGAATCAGTTTGTCCAGTTGGACTCCCTGATCCACGATTACGGCTGAATTGGATCCAAGCTCCAACGTCACACGTTTTAATCCTGCTTTATTGCGGATACCCATGCCGACAGCGGGACTTCCTGTGAAGGTGATCATTTTCACCCGATCATCCGTGACAATCCGTTCACCGACCACGCTCCCCCGTCCTGTCACAATGTTGAGAGCTCCGGCAGGCAACCCGGCTTCCTGTAATAATTCGGCCAGGAAGAATGAAGACAATGGAGTCTGCAAGGCCGGTTTTAAGACAACCGTATTTCCGGCGGCAATCGCAGGACCTACTTTATGAGCCACTAAATTCATCGGAAAATTGAACGGGGTGATCGCTCCAATGACCCCAAGCGGTTCACGTACCGTGTAAGCCATCCGATTTTCCCCGCCCGGTGCCGCATCCAGCGGCAGGGTCTCACCATGAATCCGTTTCGCTTCTTCAGCGGCAAACTTGTACGTTTGGATGGTGCGTGCCACTTCCCCTTTTGCCGTGGTGATCGGTTTTGCGGCTTCCATTGCAATCATGCGGGCAGCTTCATCCGCACGTGTCTCCAAGAGGCGGGACAATCTCTCAAGAATGTTCGCTCGCTGATGAGCAGGCATTTTCGCCATGGTTGTTCGCGCTCGATAAGCGGCTTCAATCGCTTGATCGACATGTTCAATTGAGGCTTCCGGAATCTCTGCAATGAATTGCTCATTATAAGGAGATAAAAGGGGAATATAGCTGGCTGCATCGATCCATTCCCCATTAATAAACAACCGTTTTTTCATCGTTGAAACATCCTTCCACTGTTCGTTCTCCTTGTACAATTGTTGAAAAAACGCTTTCCATGACTTCCAGCCCTTCTTCAAGTTGTTCATCTGTAATAACAAGCGGCGAAAGGAGGCGGATCACATTTCCATAAAGACCGGCACTCAGGATGATGACTCCTTGTCGATAACACTCTTGGACAATGCGGGCGGTGAGCTCTTTATCAGGTTCCTTGGTTTGGCGGTCTTTCACCACTTCTAATGCGCACATGGCGCCTAATCCGCGTACGTCCCCGATACAGTTGAATGTTTCCTTCATCTGTTGAAAACGGGATAAAATCTTTTCACCGATCACATTCGCCCGATCCACCAAACATTCTTCTTCCATCATTTCAATCACTTGTAGAGCCGCGACACATCCCAGAGGACTGCCGCCATACGTTCCGCCGATTTCCCCGGGATTGGCTGCATCCATGATCTCGGCTCGGCCGGTGACGGCGCTGATCGGCAATCCTGCGGCGATCGATTTTGACATGGTCATCAAATCCGGTACAACCTCAAAATGTTCCATAGCAAACATCTTTCCTGTGCGCCCAAAGCCTGTTTGAACCTCATCGGCGATGAAGAGAATTCCGTATTTCTCACAGATATTTTTCACGCCCTGAACGAATGCTTTCGAAGGGATAACGAATCCGCCTTCTCCTTGCACCGGTTCCATAATAATCGCTGCCACATCTTCAGCCGGTACTTCCGAAAGAAAGAACTCCTCTAACTGAACTAAGATTTGTTT contains the following coding sequences:
- a CDS encoding IS4 family transposase — translated: MDKDKDTLLSAFGKWVEPLFQCNFQEKVDQNQQDKYAKKLTTKSYVLLFLHAILQKRESLRAVAADILNPHMQEFLQLDSISYSQLSRKHRQVDTDLLAHLFFSLVGKIQCMAANPAGRKPYKIIDSTTISLCLSKYRWASFRKTKAGIKIHVSLAFVDHDEVYPEQIRLTTAKPNDITQMDSLIDDSEAIYVFDRGYVDYKKFDDYCRRGIGFVTRLKDNATFYLLESQVLHESPVLADTKVLLGSPQKPMDHVLRLVEAKDSQGNDIRIITNCFDLSAEEISDIYRTRWAIELFFKWMKQHLRIKTFYGLSETAVWNQVYLALITYCLMILMKMQIQTTKSLLELLRSLKAFLWCDYIEWFKYNRSSKKRRR
- a CDS encoding aldehyde dehydrogenase family protein; the encoded protein is MKKRLFINGEWIDAASYIPLLSPYNEQFIAEIPEASIEHVDQAIEAAYRARTTMAKMPAHQRANILERLSRLLETRADEAARMIAMEAAKPITTAKGEVARTIQTYKFAAEEAKRIHGETLPLDAAPGGENRMAYTVREPLGVIGAITPFNFPMNLVAHKVGPAIAAGNTVVLKPALQTPLSSFFLAELLQEAGLPAGALNIVTGRGSVVGERIVTDDRVKMITFTGSPAVGMGIRNKAGLKRVTLELGSNSAVIVDQGVQLDKLIPRCVTGAFSYQGQVCISLQRIYVHENVYEEFVSKFVEATQKLKIGDPLDPETEISALISPGDVKRTLSWIEEARQHGAEIATGGIAEGNIVYPTVILEADPTMKVSCQEVFAPIVLINKVRSVEEAIELVNDSRYGLQAGIYTDNVHTALEAAERLHVGGVMINDIPTFRVDHMPYGGVKESGLGREGVKYAVEEMTELKLVVFNRN
- the gabT gene encoding 4-aminobutyrate--2-oxoglutarate transaminase — translated: MLTVERRFIKLNTEIPGPNARALLERRVKNVPQGVSNTVPSFAEKGEGALLTDVDGNTFIDFAGAIGTLNAGHCPPKVVEALKKQLDKYIHPGFNVMMYEPYIQLAEKLNQITPGSHAKKTFFLNSGAEAVENAVKIARKYTGRRAIISFDRGFHGRTLLAMSLTSKVKPYKFGFGPFAPDTYKMRYPYYYRAPYGITHEELDKQILVQLEEFFLSEVPAEDVAAIIMEPVQGEGGFVIPSKAFVQGVKNICEKYGILFIADEVQTGFGRTGKMFAMEHFEVVPDLMTMSKSIAAGLPISAVTGRAEIMDAANPGEIGGTYGGSPLGCVAALQVIEMMEEECLVDRANVIGEKILSRFQQMKETFNCIGDVRGLGAMCALEVVKDRQTKEPDKELTARIVQECYRQGVIILSAGLYGNVIRLLSPLVITDEQLEEGLEVMESVFSTIVQGERTVEGCFNDEKTVVY